AGACTCTTCGAACAACAAATGTTACTAAAAGAAAGGTTGGAAGTTCCAGTGTGTTAGCCCCTTGTTCTAGAGACTCTTCTAAagagaggtttttgttttctttttttgtttttattactataaattagatatttttttattattctactATTCCTAAAAGCGTTATACACATTATATATTAACCTGAGTAGCGAAAAACAAGGGAACGTTTATTTTATACAATTGTTCCAATGCTAGAATAACACTAGAGGACTAGTCGCAAAAGAAATAAGATACATAAAAAGTACGCATGGTGCGATAGCTGGGAGAGGATGATTAGCCAAAACCAAGCTTCGGACGTTAATGGTTAAGGATCGCGTTTACGTAAAACTTAAGCCGAAggcttattattattattattattattattttacttttttctcgtACAAATACTGAACTAAAAATGAATTAAGCGTCAAGCGGCGGAGGCATAGGATTATCGCTAGCGGCGAAAGGTTTGTTCTCGTTTACTTTGACCCTAATCTAAcattggttttgctcaaaatAGTTCCTTTTTCGCCGCGGGCACAGTTAGGAAATTTTACATTCATATTAGCCTTCGATTATTGACGCCCAGTAATGAAAGTAACCACAAAGAAGTTCAGCATTGCTCATCAAATCATCCacctacatacacacacgcacacgaaaTTGCCCCTGTCATTTCATTAAGCGCGAAACGGTTCTGTCCattaccattttcttttttgtttttgtttgtttttttttatgtttcttcgaTACGCGTTTGCCTAGTTAAACGATAAAACGGACTGATAAACGGAACCTACATAGatttatattaatttaaaacaacatttacTCCAAATCCCATCACTGCCAACGGGATGTGATAAACCTGGCATAAGTAATAGTGTGAGACGACGACTGAGCCAAAAAGAAGGCTGATAGGCGAACGAATGGAAGTATAAGAGGGGGTGATGCgttagacaaaaaaaacaatgaacttAAAACAACACGCAGCCGCAAGCGGGGGTGTTAATGAAATAAATCTAGCATGAATTTGGAACCGACCAACAGACGATCAAACTTTTAGGAAATTAATTGCTAACAAAACTAGCGAATGTCGCACGGGAGGGAAATGGGCTTAAAAACACTGCAACGAAACCAAGTGAAAGGCGAACCAAACTGAACTGGGATTAGGTTTATTAGGGCGCGTAGTCAACTTGCGGCCGCCAAGTGGGGTTGGCCCAGGATGCGGGGTTACGGAACCGGCAGCAAACTAAAATAACACACAGGGATTACTAAAGGCGGGCCTCGTGCCGTCGACTTGCTTCTTAGCGTAGGAGCCGGATCGACAAAATAGCTGATGTCCCGTGTATACCGTACTGTCAATTTTAGGAAATGGAGGGTTGGCGCGCGATTGCAAGGGCTCTAGTAGAGGGTAGCGTTAGGCGATGGGACAAGCACCGAGAATTGTTCAACGTTTCTGTCGAACGCCGTGTTTACGGTAGCGTTTTCCGGTTGACGTTTGCTTCCTTTTCCTCGTATCCTTttcctgaagaaaaaaaaacgcccaaATCGTGTGCGCCTTCGGATGGCGGACGAGATGGATCCGTGCGACTGAAACCGAGGAAAAGGAGGCAAACTAGCTGCAAACCGATAGGAAAAGCCTCCCGTTCGAGGCACTACTGTGTATATTATATCGATGTAACGATGTGCTGCAGGGCCAGAGATATAGAAAGAGATGGAGGAAAGCGGGGGTAGAGTGGGTTGGGGGTTGTTTAAAGGTGGTTTCTAGAACCAGCAATAGTTAATCCGCTCGCGATGATCTCGGTTTCTACGATGCTGGCAACGTAAAGAGAGGAGAAGAGGAAGCTATTTGAGCTAACGATACAAACGATAGGGAATGACCGATTGAGCTGAACTGAATTGCGAACAGAGATTTCGATCAATGCACCACCGTGTTTAGACCGTGTACATATGAAGCGTTTGTTAACTGTGCAACAGACGAAGAATGGAAATACGATACAAGAAAAGCGGACGCACTGCGACGTGCGGCAATGAACTAATCAAACTCTTGTTGTTGCGTTTTATTTCGACTGCATGATCCGAAACATATAAATAATCATAAAGGAAgctaaattaaaacaacatttttgaaagataagaataaaaaaagctGATGTATGAAACGTACAATTATGTATATTATTTTACAGAAAATTAACTTCGTCAACtattaacataaaaaattgCTAAAAAGGGGAATCAGCTGTGAAGTTCAGCGTTGACGAAGCGCTAAAGGGTAAGGCGTAAGGAATCTTGTTGAGTATAAtaaattatatatttatattataaCAAACCGGATTCGTAGATATTTTGAAACATGTTGACAGCTTTGCCGAAACAGGTTTTACATTGACGAttggggtttatttttctttgcaagAGTTGTTTAATTCCATTCAGTTTTATTATAACCTCCTTCTCTTATTAGGGGACGGTTTCTAGCGCCGCTTCGGGACCGGCATGCGGAATCCTTTGCGCCGGGACTTCGCTTCGATGATCATGTTCGCCTGGCGCTTCAGATAGCTGCGTGACGGCACATCACCCTCGTCGTCGGACAGCACCACCGTCGTGCCCTGGCCGGGCGAGGTCGAGGAGATCTGCGTCGTGGTGCGGCCCGCGATCAGGTTCATGTACACCGGCGGATAGGCCGGGGGTTTCTCGCGGTCCTCCGCCGGAGACGAGGTGGACAGCGCCGACGTGCTGCCGGCTGCCGACCCCGGGGGGCCAGCCGGAACGGGTGACAACTGTtgctgttgcggctgctgctgtggtTGCGGTGGGGAAGGCGTGGACAGTGTCACCGGAGCCGCCGCCGACGTGGACGGTGCGCCCGAGCCGGTTTCGCCCTCGTCCTCGGAGAGACCGCTGTCAACGTCGGCGGTCAGCTGGCCGCTGGCGATCAGCCCGAGCTTGATGCGCTCCTCGAGCAGATTGCCGAGCTCCTCGACGGCCAGCTTGCCCGAGCTGATGTCCTTCAGCTCGGCCGGCTTGAGCGGCGTCCGGCGACCGTACGGCGAGGCCGTATCCAGGCTTTCCTCGATCTCGCgcagcttcagcagcagctcgaTCAGCGCATCCTTGATCGTGTCGAACACGTTCCGGGTGTACTCGATCGCCTTATCGCACTCCTCGCGCCGCTGCTTCTGCTCCTCGATCGagttcttgatcttctccagcTCCTCCTGGTTGCTGTGGATGTTGTAGGCGGAAGGAAAGGAACGAAATAATTACGTTAAAAAGGAACGAGACTTCAAACGGATAAGGACTACTGTTGGGAGAATCAGTACCAGATTCAGCTTTTTGCTATTTCCGAACCTACAAGGGATCTTCAAGGTGTTCAGATAGCATAGTTCTGAATGATTTGTACCATATCCGAAGGCGTAGAAATTTGAGTATCGTTCGTGGAGATCTCACAGTACCTTTTTGGTGCAAGGTAAATATAATCCAAGATCCAGAATCCAATTCAATTACATTCAATTCGGCCATGTTAGAAATATATGATATGTAGGTGATTCTGATCACAAAAACCAAGAACGTACTGTACCTCCTTATCAGGAAAACGATACCTTAACCCTGGAAAACTGAGAACCTCGAATGTTGTTCTCGAACCATGTGTAGGCGCACGGATCTTCTACAGCATGAATAGAATGCAAGGTACTTTGGTATTAATGAATATCTAGAGATAGAAACCCGGGGGCTAGAACCAGGtaatgggagatgggagggTTCTCTTCATTGCTTTTTTGGAATATAGAACATCTTTTTGAGGTATAAATAATTCGGATAAGACATTTGGAGTATCTGGTAGTTTCCCTATGCGTGGAACTACAACATTTGGCACATGAGATTTGTAATACTGTATGGCATGATGCTTTGCTTTGAATTGTTTCAGCAAGGAACGCTCTGATAGTACGTGctacggatgcaatattttagGGTATCAAGGAAGGATAGGAACCACGAAAGAAGGTACGTGCCCACataacacatatgcatgtaaatcgaatatcaacttgaaataatcgtacttctatgcaatatgattgaatcataaacgatgcaaaaataatccctatacgtacaaaagtggagacgctaaccgtacattgttcaaaatgtatatgtttagtcgtatattttctaagtcggcatcatatacgacttacgatatacattagccgtacattgctcgttcatctatacgcatgcataaagaaaatcgtattacattcataatcggcatcatatgcaacaaagaatatacattgctcgtacattgtctatgcataatgcgattccgattcgaaatatactaatatgagattcaatttactcaacttaatacgacttcgtgttgtgtgggtgaTTAATTCTGAGTTGCTCTATTACTCTAACACCTCCCGTAGTCAGAAATTTGGAATAAGATCTCATGTAGTCCTGGCAAGTCGTGTCACACGCTACTTACACGTCGCTATCCTTAACGTCGGCGAACTTGAACGCGTCCAACTGGGCCTTCATGAGCTCGCGCTGGGCCTCCAGCTGCTTCTTCTCGTTCTCCGTCACCGTGCGCAGATAGGTGAGTCGGGCGGACGCCTCGCGCTGGGCCAGGAACCGGTCGACTACCTCTCCCGCCGCACTGACGCCAGTCGCCTGCATCAGCTTCTTGAACTTCTGCTCCATCTCGGACGCACCATCCTTGTCGTGCAGGCTGCTGCCGTCGTCGGCCCCGTCCCCGCCCCGGCCATGCTCGCCCGAGCCGGACAGGATGCTCTCCTGGTGAATGAGCGTTTTGCCGGAGGAGAAGATCTTCCGCTCCAGCCGCTCGAGCTCGAGCTTACGTTCCTCCACCTGGCGCCGGAAGTCCTGCGCCTGCTTTTCGCGCGCCTTGTTCGAGTAGTGCGTCGTCTGCTCCTGGCGCTGCAGGATCGTCTTGGTGCTGTCGCGCATCTGCACCGCCTCCTTGTGCACCTCCTCGAGCTTGTTGATCTCCGCCTGCTGCTCGGTGATCGCCTGCTCCAGCTCCAGCAGCGAGCTCTCGAACTTCTCCGCGTCGCGCATCAGCGACGACTTGATGCCGCGGTACTTCTTCCGTATGTGCTCCGCCTCCATCCACTGCACCGTCGTCCGGTGGATCTCGTTCTCCAGCCGCGTGATCAGCTTCCGGTTCGCGTCCTCCTCGATCGTCTCCGGCGGGTTGGAGCCGTCGCTCTTCGCGTCCCGGTAGCCCATCAGTGCCTGGTACTGCTCGACCAGCTGCTTGAAGTGGCGCTCGCGCTTCCGTATCCGGTCCTGCGTCACGTCCGTCTGCTTGTGCAGGTCGATCACCTTCAGGTCGACGATGCGGAGCGCGTCCCCCACCGACTTCGCCCCCGGTGGCAGCGGCACGCGCCGCTTGATCTCCTGCACGTTCTTCTGCGCCTTGGCGCTGGTCGGGTTGTGCAGGTAGGACAGCTTGTTCGTCAGGTCGCGCACCTCCTTCCGCAGCTCGCCCATCCGATCGTTCTGCGACTTCTTCTTGTCGCTCCACTCCTCCGTGTACGCCTTCTTCTGGCCCTCGGCCAGCATCACCTTCTTCTTCAGCTCACCGATCTTCTTGTTCGTGAGCGCCAGGTTCTCCGCGTTCAGGATCGGCTTTGGCGTGGACATCCTGACTAGTTGCCTGCTACCTGCCCCAAAAGGCTAGCGCGTCTCGCCAGCAAACTGTTTGCAACCGAACTGTCGAACTGGCCTCGATAGGGCACGTATCGATCCAACAGCCTGCTCACGGGAAGGGCTTGTTGAATCGGTTGCTATTGGCACCCAGCGGCGAACCTCCTCACTTCTTTCCAATTAAAACAGGGGTCGCCAAACAAATCGTGCTGGAAGAAAATCGTTCGTATTTTCTCCATTCATTGGTACCTTTTCTGAGTAAGCAACGTCTATGCTTAAcgtctaaaaaaaacaaagcttattattatttaaagaTTCCTTTTTTCATGTTACACATTTTGAATACAAGAGATCACATCTTAAAATCTTAAAATTGAAgtatatttacttttttttaaaacatgtcgTTCGGTTAATGGTGCTTTTACAGCTAGGTTTTGATAGAGTCAGTGAGGGACCATGTATGTAATTTTTGCCCACTAGAAAGGAGATCAATTATTACACTAACTTTTTTATAGTGTTAATATCGATTTATTCTAGTTATCCATATTTGGGAGTAATTGCATCAATATTTTTCGACAAAATCGTTAAAAACGACGACGCTCTAAGCAGATAGTTCGCCCACCTTGAGATATAAGCAACCACTGCGAAGAAAAATCGGAAGTAATGTTGTTCTTAGCTTTGTATGTTTTTAAGAATTATAAAAACGTTACTCGAAGTTTTTGAGCACGAgacataattttaatttcgatgtacaagtgggccaaaatagatgCAAGGAAAGCTGATTTCGACTGAAACGAAATTTGTATGCATTCTGACACTGACATTTAGTTGTCTGAAATTTTCTAATCGAAAATCCGATCATCCTGCCaaaaagtggaaattaaaatatcaaacgAAAAATTTAAACTCACCTATTTAACATTTGTAAATAGCAGtttctaaattattttaaagattattaaaacgataaaacacataaaataagcattttttatgaGGAAAAATGCTGGCACATAGGTGGGCTAAAATAGAACCAAAGTGAGCCAAAATAGCAACAAAAAATGTGTTCggaaattgataaattttcagtgaaaacaTCAACTAAACtcgaaaatatttattttaatgcatGCTTAGATAGCTACTCTACATTATCGCACCCAGTTTATCGTAATATGATCGGTACAATTAATGCAAaaatttcttttgttgttACCCTTTCCTAAGTGGGCTAAAATTGGTACTTTTACTCTAGCAGCGTTAATTTTTATAATGTAGTGGTTTTCCATGAACCTAGTTTGGCAGCCTCTGGTATTGACATAGCTTTAACAATCAACAATCGAACACCAATTCACAAGTCAAGCatttgggaaaaaaagtttttttcgtTGCGGATAATTTTTCGGAACCAAGAAAGCATTCAAATGATTCATTTGAATTAACCGTTGGGGCTTTGCTGTTCATTCGATGGCAttaaagtttgattaataaaATTAGTCGACGACCCATGTGGAGGATTTGGGACATGAAGACATAACCTTTTATAGCAGGTACAGAGTTTTACCAGTAgtctttattttaaaataatcaaaaacgGTTCCGGTGCCATGCTTTCAATTCAAACGTCATGCTGCCGCGatttttcattcaaccaaGTTATGAACTCTACGATTCGCCCTTCGTCAACGCGCGCAACGCGTTTGCGGATGTGTGCGTGTCGTTTGTGGCGGATCGAATTTATCCGACAAACATTATAATGTGAATTCACGGCGCAACGATTCATCCGTTATCCGAGAGTTCATCCGTTAAATACAGCCATAAAAGTTGAAGTGATTTAACACGCCGCTCGGCGCTATCTGCCCTTTTTGCGGGCGGAAGGATGCGTTGCGCTGCGTCTGCGTCGCGCAGTCAACAGTTGGTCGCAATGTTTGGGAAACCTGTTCCCCTACCGAGTCGGCCAGAATTTAGCGTTACATGTTGCAGCAGACTTTTGGCTTCTATACCTGCTGGTTACACGCAGTGGTTGCGTGCCGACGCAAAGGCATGAatgtggttggtttttttgacAGTTAGTTCTCTAATGCACATTAGgctttttattattgtttcagttttatttttgctgccCATGAATAACACTCCTTCCCTCCTTCCATTTGTACATTGGAGGTACAGCGAGTGCAATCCAACCGTTGCACTAAGAAAGGCAACAAAGAGAGCACAACTTTACCGTGGTGTCCGCCTCGATGTGGCTTTAATTTTCCTCCATCCAGGATTTCATAAACAATACGCCATACTCGCAGCAAAGCCACCCGGAGGCGATGCATATGTGAGGTCCGCTGTGCACcatgaaatgtaaataaatattgttcAATGCCCAACGCATGAAGGTTCTTGTTTAAGACATTTTCCAACTCGCGGCAGTCTCATGTTgcccgtttgtttatttcacttGCGAGGCTTGGTGTAGGAACCTAATGACTGCAACCAGATAGAAATGCTGATGGTGCGATTTAAGTCAGATTCCGATCAGGTCTGGTTAAGTCTTTGATCTCATACTGCAGATCTGAAAAGTGATCGTGAAAAGCAAGTCGATAATTTGATGGCTATGGTCCGGCATGTTGATGATGTTGAGAGAATTCGAAGGGATACAATTTGCAGATTGTTACAATCTTATATTTGAGCAAACGGAGACGATGTTGAGCATAGTAGAGCGTTGGGACGTTTTTGTTTGGAATAGCCTTCCACCGCTTATCGTGCTGATAGGCATTTCGTTCCGGACCTTGAACGTCACCATCGGCCTAGACTACCGTTATTAGTGCTCCTGATTCTAATCCTGCAGTATGCGACGATTGCGTGGTCCGGGGTGAATACAAACACGCATGTACACGACCACAAGAGTAAAGGGAATCCGAATTTAACATAACATAAAATCGACGACGCCAGCAAGCCCGGCCGAGTCCGGCGCAGGGAGAAGAAGACATGCCATGGGACGATCTCAAAAAGATGGTCGCGCAAAGGCTCACATTGTCGCGAGGGGTCGTGCCGCGAACGCATTGGGTAGTGGGTAGGATAGAGAAAGGTATATCGCGCGTATATAATGCTGGCCACCATCGCCATGGAGTTGATCGAAACTGCGAAGCCATGGCACGTCGTAGTCTCCACCTTCGCGGTTAAGCGGGTAGAATAGGACCTGACACATGTTGGTAAGTAAGACAGagggggagagagggagaaaaaaaataaactccctATAAACGTTCGGTATACGGAACGCGGCGCGAAGCATATGCGCGACGCGGGATGGCAATTTTCATCTCGATCTCGAATTGAAACTCTCGAAACAGAGCTTTTGCCGTGACGCAGACGGGAAGCCAGCGGTGGAACAGAGACAGGGGGCAAACATTCTGCGACGGGCCGGAGCGGGACAGCGCCATACGGCGGGTCGTTTGGGTTGGTTCATTTCCGTACAGCGAGAAGTAAGaggaacgaataaaaaaaaaaaccggttacTGCCATCGACCCCTTCGATTCGGCATCGTGCGGAAGAACCGGACAATTTAAGACCGTCAGCAGGTCAGGGGTGCGGGGCTGGCTCGCTTGGCCACACAACCACCGACTTGCAGCCCAACAACGGCACAACGGTACCACGGCCGGGCCTATGAGACCCTACGAGCGTGCgaatgaaatggaaagcatAGGGTCCCGCAGCCTATGGGCTATGTGAAGCATCCAGGCATCAATCCCTGATGAAAATAGGTAACACAAAGTAAGCCTTTCATAGccctgtgtgtatgtatgtgtgtgtgtgtgtgcgtgcgtgtaccGATGAATGTGCCGGGGGCtacgcataaaaaaaaaatgttgtgaaaCACCAACGAATTCTACCGTGGTCACTCCATCAAGGGCCACCGAGCAGACAGTCCACCAACAGCATTTTGCTACACGTTTCACGAATGATTTACGACCTACGGATATTCTAAACACCCGTCTCAATCATCCCACCTACTAGGTGAGGGAtcgaaaaaatcaatttttaaaacactgcCCTCAAATCATCATCGACTATTACGATAGGCTTGGGATCAGCTCCGCCATCCAAAGGGCAGCCATCTTGAGTGCAGCCAGTAACCAATGAAAGGACCCGTACAATGCAATCGCCCTTGCGGCATGGCTCTGCTTGCAAGTGGTTTTGTCCTAGGTCAACTGTTACTGTATTTTACACGCCTTTTTAACGGAACATACCGAAAATGgtagaacgaaaaacaaggtAGCTGAAGATTAAATCCCATTCTGCTTAAAATCTTGGTTGTTTTTAGTTTATCAGTCAGTGTTTCGACAACAAACTCATGTCTTTATCGTGACCCAATGTTGTCCTCAAGAAAGTTTAAACCTTCAATTGAATTTCTCCTGCGCCATCGAGTTTTAAAGGCACTTCCGTTGCCATTGGCGGAATGAACGCGCATGAACCCAGCGTGAACCGAGCTTGCGAGCCAATCCGTTACGCGGAATGCTTTGCAGCGAGGTCCCTTAAAGTCCTTTTTGTCGccggggagagagagagagagaaatgcGAGAGAAATCTCTCCCGGAGAGAAGCACGGCACGTCCGCACGCACACATGGCTGACCGCGCAGCGCAAGTGGTTCACACGCTCCGCGTACAGCGCGGTGTAGCTTAAAGGGCGCTGGTGTGCATGCAGCGCCGGACGGAACGCACACAGCCACCGAAGCCGAACGCACCGCTACGCGTGCGGATACGCCTTCGGTACCGGTTTTGAGCGTGCGCTGGTATGGTGCGGCTGGCGTTCGGACAGCGACGCTGCTCGGCTGAGTGTGTATCGAGCCGCGAACGCGACAGCACACGACGGTTCCCTGTGCGAGGGTACTAGCGAATGGTGTGGTGTAGCTATTGTTTTACCTTACTTTTGTTTGCATGGGTTCAATTAAATGTGTGACAGTGCGGTGTTTTCCTCAGGCAGCTGTTATCGATACggtacgagaaaaaaaaaattgcatcgCTGCTAGTGCACCCTTGTGTTccctgtgcgtgtgtgccttGTTTCGCCCCCGATACGGTATATGCAGGCGGCAAGGTGTCATTTGGTCCCCCTGGAAAGGCCCCAACAAAGGCTCTTCCTTGCGGAGTTTGTTCATCGGTGAAGCTAAGCTGAATGTTGACCTGGGATGCGCGTACGAACCGAATCTATGTTAGCCTAGGATTTATCCTTTACCCAACCACACCTCCTCCAGCTCCATAGCTCGTGTGTAccaactgtgtgtgtgtgtgtgtgcatgtgcgtGTGGTGTGAAAGCAGCCTCTAGGTCCTGGACAACCGAAACGGGCACACACAGCACACAGTGTATGAGTAAGTCGGTTACGGCGTGTGCCCTTTGTACCGTATTGTCATTCCGGGTGTCCTTTGTCAATAGTGCAGCCGACGAAAGCCACCATCTGACCGTGTGTAGATGGCCATGCGTGAACGGGTGTGTCTGTGCGTGCATCGAGttgaatagaaaaacaaatctcaaGTCCCAGCTGCAAATCGTCCCGAAGAATTGTCCCAAGCAAAAGGGCTTTTCTCGCaaggaatggaaagaaaaaaaaacccccacacacacacacacattttaccCGCTCTACTCTTCCATCAACCCTAACGTGTGTCCTTTCGCATTCGGACGGACAAGTGGTAgactgtgtttgtgtgtgctctGTGTGGTCtgtgttgaatgaaaatggtttaattgaaatgaagggaagaagaaacgaaacggaaaaaaaacacatcacaAAAGTCCACAATCAACCgacaacaaacagaaaatgttTCTCGACGCGTCAACCAGAACCAGCCCGAAGCCACGTGGAGCCCAAAACCGTTGGCTTCCTTTTTGAACCATAAAGGATACCATATGTCCTTCGTGTGATGAGTCGAAGGCAGCCCGCGGTAGAAAATATCCTCGGGCGCGAGTGTGTCACTTCCGGTTTCCCCAAAATCCAATCGCCCAAATTCGGGTAATTTGAGGTGTTGAGGAGAAAACGTGATCCGAAAAGGGGCAGATAACATGGGCACCTAATTTCTAGTACTTGCGTATAGCGCAGCCTGCATTGGGCTTTTTCCTTTATAAACAAATGTTCAATAAAAAGGGCTCCAAGTTAACTCTCCTTTTCGTTCGCGATATCTTCCAACAACGTTATAATTAAAAATCCAACGACAATCCATCGGCACAACCAAAATAACTGCTCGATAGTGCGACAAAGAGAAGCCCGTAAAAGGCAACGCCCGACAGAGGGCGCTAGCGTCTCGGTGGCTTGTgccgtcttttttttttcttcttcgataGTGTAACCGAGGGGCGAAACAAGTTTTGCTAATGATATTGCATGAAGGCAGAGGTGTTTCCAGTGGCAAACCGTTTCGTTCATCCctgcatttgttttccttcaaagtattttaatcaatttcataTTACCAGTGAGGACAACTGTCATCGCAAGCAAGAGCAGAAAGCACtggaagggaaaaggaaatattGTGCAGTGTCTATCGTCGCGTCGACGCGTAGTTGAGGGTCTTTAGATACCCgtctttgtgtgtgttgttgctgtgtgcgtgtgtgttttttttttattatttttcaatcgtGTATGTATGTGAGTGTCCTCCGTCCTCTCGGCTATCCTCCGTGTACGTGTGCCCCCCGGGGCGCATTGCAATGTGCCACTTACGCAGAAACGATCACTGGATTAAGCTAACTCCCTAACACCAAATCCAACgggccctccccccccccacacacacactcacacaccagGGTGGTGTGCCAGCAgggggaaagggaagaaaCAGGGGGGTAACAAAGGATACTCATGGATGGATGTGTGcgacgcgtgtgtgtgtgcgcgcgagTATGTGCCCCACCTTCCGGTTTGCGTGCGTTCGTGGCGGAGTGAGAAAGCGGCAGCAAGCAGTTTGACTCCCGGACACAGCTGCTAAGGCTCAACGGAGGAGAGAAAgtgatcaaaaagaaaaagaaagagagagagagagagagagagaggaaaattgggaaaaatcGCAGCAGCGAAAGCAACAAACGACCCCAACGGAAATCGGAGCTCGACCCGTTAAGGACAACCGGGGGGCGGGCGAGACAGAGCGAGTGTGAAAGATAGCGAGTCGGCGATCGACCCCGTACCAGAACAGAACCAGAGCACTCCCCAGGTGGTTCCACGAG
This region of Anopheles coustani chromosome X, idAnoCousDA_361_x.2, whole genome shotgun sequence genomic DNA includes:
- the LOC131269177 gene encoding outer dynein arm-docking complex subunit 3; this translates as MSTPKPILNAENLALTNKKIGELKKKVMLAEGQKKAYTEEWSDKKKSQNDRMGELRKEVRDLTNKLSYLHNPTSAKAQKNVQEIKRRVPLPPGAKSVGDALRIVDLKVIDLHKQTDVTQDRIRKRERHFKQLVEQYQALMGYRDAKSDGSNPPETIEEDANRKLITRLENEIHRTTVQWMEAEHIRKKYRGIKSSLMRDAEKFESSLLELEQAITEQQAEINKLEEVHKEAVQMRDSTKTILQRQEQTTHYSNKAREKQAQDFRRQVEERKLELERLERKIFSSGKTLIHQESILSGSGEHGRGGDGADDGSSLHDKDGASEMEQKFKKLMQATGVSAAGEVVDRFLAQREASARLTYLRTVTENEKKQLEAQRELMKAQLDAFKFADVKDSDVNQEELEKIKNSIEEQKQRREECDKAIEYTRNVFDTIKDALIELLLKLREIEESLDTASPYGRRTPLKPAELKDISSGKLAVEELGNLLEERIKLGLIASGQLTADVDSGLSEDEGETGSGAPSTSAAAPVTLSTPSPPQPQQQPQQQQLSPVPAGPPGSAAGSTSALSTSSPAEDREKPPAYPPVYMNLIAGRTTTQISSTSPGQGTTVVLSDDEGDVPSRSYLKRQANMIIEAKSRRKGFRMPVPKRR